The Brachionichthys hirsutus isolate HB-005 chromosome 8, CSIRO-AGI_Bhir_v1, whole genome shotgun sequence genome contains a region encoding:
- the grm2b gene encoding glutamate receptor, metabotropic 2b, with amino-acid sequence MLSFILCPRALVNPVHHWPLHMLVLELLVRGVLPSIPRSPTATKDEIVLDGDLVIGGLFPVHQKGDGIEDCGKINEERGIQRLEAMLLALDEINSSGHILPGVRLGAHILDTCSKDTYALEQSLDFVRASLTKVHDPGFICPDGSRPVQNEVPLAISGVIGGSYSDVSIQVANLLRLFQIPQISYASTSSKLSDKTRYDYFARTVPPDFYQAKAIAEILRYFNWTYVSTVASEGDYGETGIDAFQQEARTRQICIATSAKVSRSMNRQGYENVIRSLQQKSNAKVVILFTRSEDARELLVTATRMNVTFTWVASDGWGAQESVVRGSESAADSAFTIELASYPIREFGDYFTKLNPYTNTRNPWFKEFWEHRFGCSLQQPGCSEHSLRDGTFEQESKIMFVVNAVYAMAYALHNMRQAVCSNTSKICDAMKPGNGKRFYKEFILKTKFEAPFRPADTANMVRFDSFGDSISRYNIFHYHKEDGKFLYKKVGYWDQNLTLNTSLVPWRGLVPPTSQCSDPCKKNEVKSVQPGDMCCWICIPCQYYQYLQDEFTCADCGFGQWPLSNLTGCYELPEEYIRWEDAWAIGPVTISCLGILCTLSVIGLFFKHNETPVVKASGRELSYILLLGVLMCYLMTFIYIAKPSTAVCTLRRLGLGTSFSVCYSALLTKTNRIARIFSGVKDGAQRPRFISPASQVVICGALISCQLLVAVIWLMVEVPGVRKDVSPERRSVVTLRCNSRDTSMLMSLTYNCILIILCTVYAFKTRKCPENFNEAKFIGFTMYTTCIIWLAFQPIFYVTASDYRVQTTTMCISVSLSGSVVLGCLFAPKVHIILFQPQKNVTSLRVTANRFRATECCSASAASSSYSKGSASNYVPSVCNGREVVDSTTSSL; translated from the exons ATGCTGAGCTTCATACTTTGCCCAAGGGCACTGGTCAATCCCGTCCATCATTGGCCTCTCCACATGCtggtgctggagctgctggtacGAGGAGTCCTGCCGAGCATCCCCAGGTCACCAACCGCAACCAAAGACGAGATCGTTTTGGACGGGGACTTGGTGATTGGAGGCCTGTTCCCAGTGCATCAGAAAGGTGATGGGATAGAGGACTGTGGAAAGATCAATGAGGAGAGAGGAATTCAGAGATTGGAAGCCATGTTGCTAGCACTAGATGAGATTAATTCCAGTGGCCACATCCTTCCTGGGGTCCGACTGGGGGCTCACATCCTGGACACCTGTTCGAAGGACACATATGCCCTGGAGCAGTCTCTGGATTTTGTCAGAGCCTCCCTGACCAAGGTGCATGATCCAGGCTTCATCTGTCCAGATGGCTCAAGGCCGGTCCAAAACGAGGTCCCATTGGCCATCTCCGGAGTCATTGGAGGATCGTACAGCGACGTTTCTATTCAG GTGGCCAACCTCCTGCGATTATTCCAGATCCCTCAGATCAGCTATGCCTCCACCAGTTCAAAACTCAGTGACAAGACCCGCTACGACTACTTTGCACGCACAGTGCCCCCTGATTTCTACCAGGCCAAGGCCATAGCTGAGATCCTCCGTTACTTTAACTGGACCTACGTATCAACTGTAGCCTCAGAGGGTGACTACGGTGAGACAGGCATTGATGCTTTCCAGCAGGAGGCGCGTACCCGTCAAATCTGCATTGCCACTTCAGCCAAGGTCAGCCGCTCCATGAATCGCCAAGGCTATGAGAATGTGATCCGCTCTCTGCAGCAGAAGTCCAACGCTAAGGTGGTCATCCTGTTCACCCGCAGCGAAGATGCCCGTGAGCTTCTGGTGACGGCTACTCGTATGAATGTCACCTTTACCTGGGTGGCAAGCGACGGATGGGGGGCACAGGAGAGTGTGGTGAGGGGCAGCgagtctgcagcagacagcgCTTTCACCATTGAGCTGGCCTCCTATCCAATTAGAGAGTTTGGAGACTacttcacaaagctgaacccgTACACCAACACGAGGAACCCATGGTTCAAGGAGTTCTGGGAGCACCGGTTTGGCTGCAGCCTCCAGCAACCTGGCTGCAGTGAGCACAGCTTACGAGATGGAACTTTTGAGCAAGAATCCAAGATCATGTTTGTGGTCAATGCAGTCTACGCCATGGCGTACGCTCTGCATAACATGAGGCAAGCTGTCTGCTCCAACACGTCCAAGATCTGTGATGCCATGAAGCCAGGAAATGGAAAAAGGTTCTACAAGGAATTCATCTTGAAGACCAAATTTGAAG CACCTTTCAGACCTGCAGACACAGCGAACATGGTGCGTTTTGACTCTTTCGGAGACAGTATCAGCCGGTACAACATCTTTCACTATCACAAAGAGGACGGAAAGTTCCTCTACAAGAAAGTTGGCTACTGGGATCAGAACCTGACCCTGAACACAAGCCTCGTACCCTGGCGAGGACTGGTGCCACCCACGTCCCAATGCAGTGACCCCTGTAAGAAGAATGAGGTGAAGAGCGTGCAGCCTGGAGACATGTGCTGCTGGATCTGTATCCCCTGCCAGTACTACCAGTACCTGCAGGATGAGTTCACCTGTGCTGACTGCGGCTTTGGTCAGTGGCCCCTGTCTAACTTGACCGGCTGCTATGAACTGCCTGAAGAATACATCCGGTGGGAGGACGCCTGGGCCATTGGGCCGGTCACCATCTCTTGCCTTGGCATACTGTGCACACTATCAGTCATTGGCTTGTTCTTCAAGCACAACGAGACTCCTGTGGTTAAAGCAAGTGGACGTGAACTCTCCTACATCCTCTTGTTGGGGGTGCTGATGTGCTATCTCATGACCTTCATCTACATCGCTAAACCATCCACTGCTGTTTGCACCCTTCGCCGGCTTGGCCTGGGCACCTCATTCTCCGTTTGTTACTCAGCTCTCCTGACCAAGACCAACCGTATCGCTCGCATCTTCAGCGGGGTAAAGGACGGAGCCCAGCGACCACGCTTCATCAGCCCCGCCTCCCAAGTCGTGATCTGTGGCGCTCTCATCTCCTGCCAGCTGCTTGTGGCTGTTATCTGGCTGATGGTGGAGGTGCCAGGGGTTCGGAAGGATGTGAGCCCGGAGAGGAGAAGCGTGGTTACCCTGAGGTGCAACAGCAGGGACACCAGCATGCTTATGTCCCTCACGTACAActgcatcctcatcatcctctgcACTGTCTACGCCTTCAAGACGCGAAAGTGCCCTGAAAACTTCAATGAGGCCAAGTTCATCGGGTTCACCATGTACACCACCTGCATCATCTGGCTTGCATTCCAGCCCATCTTCTATGTCACTGCCAGCGACTACAGG GTGCAGACCACGACGATGTGCATCTCCGTCAGCCTCAGCGGATCTGTTGTTCTCGGCTGTCTCTTTGCACCCAAGGTTCACATCATCCTGTTTCAGCCCCAGaagaatgtcacctctctgagAGTCACAGCCAACCGCTTCAGAGCCACAGAGTGTTGCTCGGCCTCCGCCGCCAGCTCCAGCTACTCGAAAG GATCAGCCTCTAACTACGTGCCATCAGTGTGTAACGGCCGTGAGGTGGTGGACTCTACAACATCCTCCCTGTGA